Genomic DNA from Thermobifida alba:
GACACCGCCGCCGATCACCACCGCCACGCACCTGGTGGAGGCGGTGGCTCCGCTGTGCCGACTGCTACGCGCATCGGTGCTGGACCAGCTTGATGCCGAACACCGGGCCGTCAAAGCCGGAGCCGACCCGGACGACCAACCCTTCTCGGTCCTGGCCCGCAGTTGGCGCAACCTGCTGTTTCCCAGCGCCACCGACGAGGTGTTCGCCGACGGCTACGCCCAGACCCTCACCTTCGCCCTGCTGCTGGCCCGCACCGAAGGCATCGACGTCGCCGGCCTGCCGCCCACCGAGATCGCCCAGCGGTTGGGGGCACACCAGAACCACTCGCTGATGGGCCAGGCCCTCAAACTGCTCTCCGAAAGCGCGGTCGAGTCCTTCCACCTCACCCTCGACCTTCTGCGCCGCATCGTCGGCGCCGTCGCGTGGGAGCCGATCTGGGCCGACCGTGACGACGCCTACCTGCACCTGTACGAGTCGTTCCTGTCCGTCTACGACCCGGAGTTACGCAAGGAGTCCGGGTCGTACTACACCCCGGTCGAGGTTGTGCAAGCGATGGTGCGCCTCACCGACGAGGTATTGACCACCCGGCTCGACGCCACCGACGGCTTCCTGTCGCCGGCGGTGACCACGGTGGATCCGGCCATGGGTACCGGCACCTTCCTGCACGCCATCATCGACCACACCGCCACGCGCGCCGCCCAGACCGACGGTCCCGGCGCGGCGGGGGCGGCCGTCAGCGACCTGGCCCGCCGCCTGATCGGCTTCGAACTGCAGATGGGCCCCTACACGGTCGCGGAGATGCGCACCGTGGACCTGCTGAAAAGCCACGGTGCCGCCCCGCCCCCCACCGGGCTGCGGCTGCACGTCACCAACACCCTGGACGACCCCTACGCCGACGTGGTGGCCCTGCCCGGGCTGACCGCGCTGTCGAAGTCGCACAAGCAGGCCAACCGGATCAAGGCCGACACCCCCGTCACCGTGGTCATCGGCAACCCGCCCTACCGGGAACGCGCCGAAGGGCAGGGCGGCTGGGTGGAGCGCGGCTCGGCCAACACCGACGCCCTCGTTCCGTTGGACCGGTTCCGCAAGGAAGGCAACGGCCGTGTCGAGTACGTGCTCAAAAACCTCTACGTCTACTTCTGGGCCTGGGCGTGCTGGAAGGTGTTCGACGCCCACCCCACCGACCGGCACGGGGTGATCTGCTTCATCACCACCAGCGGCTACCTCAGGGGCCCCGGCTTCAAGGGCATGCGCGCATACCTGCGCCGCACCTGCTCAGAAGGCTGGATCATCAACGTCTCCCCCGAGGGCATGCGCCCCGACGTGCCCACCCGAGTCTTTCCCGGCGTGCAGCACCCGCTGGCCATCGCCATCTTCGTGCGCCGTGCCGACACCGACCCCGGTGTTCCGGCCGACATCCGCTACACCCAGGTCACCGGACACCGCGAGGACAAGTACACCCAACTCGCCGCCCTCACCCTCAGCAGCGACGCCTGGAAACCGGTACGCACCGGCTGGGATGCCCCGTTCCTGCCCGCAGCCGACTCGGCCTGGGACGCCTTCCCCGCGCTGGGCGACCTGTTCTGCTGGACCGCGCCCGGTATCAAACCCAACCGCACCTGGGTCTACGCTCCTTCCCCAGAATTGTTGGAACGCCGTTGGCAGCGGCTCGTCAGCGAACCCGATGCCGAAAAGAAACGCGTTCTCTTCAAGGAAAGCCGCGACAGGAAGCTGGACACAGTGGTGGGGCCCCTGCCCGGGTTCCCCGACCGTCCCTCAACGATTGAAACTGAGACAGGTCCCCTTCTCGAACCAATCCGCATTGCTTACCGGTCATTCGACCGCCAGTGGACTATCCCGGACAACCGCCTCTTCCACGGTCCCAGCCCAGACCTGTGGCGTGCGCGCCTTGTCCCGGGCCAAGTCTTCTTGAACGAGCAGCACTCCCAGCCCGTCTCCTCGGGCCCGGCGGTGGTCTTCTCCACGCTCATCCCCGACATGGACCACTTCAAGGGCAGTGAAGGGGGCCGCATCCTGCCGCTGCGGCATCCCGACGGTGCCCCGAACCTCGCCCCCGGTCTTCTCGTCCACCTCGGCCGCATACTCGGGGTCCCTGTGACGGCTGTGGATGTGGCCGCCTACATCGCCGGCGTCACTGCGCACCCTGCCTTCACCAAGCGGTTCGCCGACGAACTGACCACCCCGGGCATCCGCGTTCCCCTCACCGCCGATACCAGCCTGTGGCAGGAGGCTGTCACGGTCGGCCGTGAGGTGGTCTGGGCAGCCACCTACGGGCAGGCCTGCGCCGCCCCCGAGGCCGGACGTCCCGAGGGCACCATCGCCTTCGCTCCCGGCGACCCGCGGCGTCCCAAGAACCTCACCCCCATCGGCAAGGAGCCGCCCGGCACGATCACCTACACCGAATCTCCTGGGGGTGGGACGGTTCACGTGGGCCAGGGCACGTTCGGCCCGGTCACTCCGCGCATGTGGGCCTACGACGTGGCGGGGACGAACGTCCTGCGCAAGTGGTTCTCCTACCGCAAGGCCAACCCCGGCGGGAAGAGGACCAGCCCGCTCGACGACATCCACCTGGCGGCCTGGCCGCGCGAGTGGATCACCGAGTTCAACGAACTCCTCACCGCGCTGCGCCGCATCACCGACCTGGAACCCGCCCAGGCCGACCTGCTGGACCGCGTCCTGGCCGGCCCGCTCCTCACCACCAAGGAACTCGCAGCCGCAGGGGTGCAGTTCCCGCAGACCTCCAAGGACCGCAAACCCCGCCGTACTCTGCTTCCCGGCGACACCGGCAGCGATCAGGGCACGCTCCTGTGAGACCGAAACGACGTCCCGCCTCGGGACTGCGCCGCAGTCGCTCGGAGGTTCGTCGGGCAGGGCTGCCGACGCCGGCAGCCCTGCCCGACTCCCCTGTCTCCAGGGGCGTGGTCCGCCACCGTACACGCACAGCTTCCCGCACGCCCCGGAGTTGGGTGGAGGCCCATCCCGCGGCCAGCTCCGCGGTCGCGGCCATCCGCTCTCGGAGGAAGGAAACCGGTCGAAACACGGTGTCACGGTAGAACACCTCCGGTTCCGGCCTGTCATGGCAGCGGTGAGGAGCAGGACCGGTCGGCAAGTCCGGGCCTCCGGTGCGGCTCCTCGCCTCCTCTGGCGCTGGGAGCCCGCGGACAGGACGGGTGTGCGCTGTTACCAGGACACACCCCACAGGGATCTCCTGCTTCCGCGCCGGCGTGGTCCCTATCGCCGACCGGCACGGCCGGGGCCGAAGCCACTCCGTGTTCCCCGCGGGGGCCCGGCGAGGCGTGCGGTCTTCGCGTTCTCTCTTCTTCCCTCTTCACCGCTGTCCGGTTGGACCGGCCCCATCGCCGACCCCCGGTACGGCGTCGGGCGAAGCAGCGGCCTCGACAGCCCGGCTCACCCCTGCAACCCCACCGAACCCTTCTCACACGGCTCCCCGGACGAGTGGGCCGTGGTTCCTGGCGTGGGGTGAAGGAGCTGGTCCACACCTTGATAGGCAAGTGGCCACTTGCCTATAGTGGGGGTGTGGCCGACGCACTCTTCAAGGCCCTGGCCGATCCCACCCGCCGCACGATCCTCGACGAACTCGCCGAGCGGTCGGGACAGACCCTGTTCGAGATCTGCTCGCGGCTGAGCATGAAACACAACATCGGCATCTCGCGTCAGGCGGTCTCCCAGCATCTCGCGGTCCTGGAGGACGCCGGACTGGTCAAGAGCCGACGAGAGGGGCGCTACAAGTTCCACGACCTGGACACGGCACCGCTGAAACACATCACCGAACGATGGACCACGCCCCACGAGCCGGAGAGCACACCATGAGGATCCACCTGACCAGCGTCTTCGTCGACGACCAGGACAAGGCTCTGCGCTTCTACACCGAGGTGCTGGGCTTTGTGAAGAAGACCGAGGTGCCGCTGGGCGAGGACCGGTGGCTGACCGTGGTCTCACCAGAGAACCCCGACGGAACCGAACTGCTGCTGGAACCCGCGCGCCACCCCGCGGTGAAACCGTACCGGGAGGCACTGGTCAGGGACGGCATCCCGGCCGCCGCCTTCGCCGTGGACGACGTGCACGCGGAGTTCAACCGGCTCCGCAGACTCGGAGTGCGTTTCACCCAGGAGCCCCTGGAGGCGGGCCCGGTCACCACCGCGGTCCTGGACGACACCTGCGGCAACCTGATCCAGCTCGTGCACCAGGCCTAACACGGCACCCGAAGCCCCGGCGGACCGGACGGGCTCCGCTCCCCACCGCGTCTCCAGAAGGAACCTCTGCCTGCTCATTTACCGAACTCCGCCGCAGGGAAAGCAGCGAACTCCTTCTGCGAGGACCTGCATTCCCGCCGCCTGATCCACTTCGGTGGGGATGACCGAATGCGGGCATCCGCCTTCCGGTCGCGTGCTTTCTTTGGGATCATCTGGGCCCGTCCCCTATCTGGAGGCGGTGTCGTGGTTCATCCCCTGGGTGATGGTGACCCCACCCGGATCGGCCCGTACGAGCTGTTCGCCCGGCTGGGCGGGGGTGGAATGGGCAGGGTGTTCGCGGGCCGTTCACCGGGCGGCCGCCTGGTGGCGGTCAAGGTGGTGCGCCCCGAGCTCGCCGACGATCCGGAGTTTCGGCGTCGTTTCGCGGTCGAGGTCGCCGCGGCACGCAAAGTGGGTGGTTTCTACACGGCCCAGGTGGTGGATGCCGATCCGGACGGGGACCAACCGTGGCTGGCCACCGCCTACATCCCCGGTCCGTCCCTGCAGGCCGCGGTGACCGAGCACGGTCCTCTGCCGCCCGCGGCAGTGGCTCGACTGGGGGCCGGGCTGACCGAGGGGTTGGCCGCGGTCCACGCGCACGGCCTCGTGCACCGCGACCTCAAACCGGCCAATGTCCTTGTGGCCGAGGACGGGCCCCGGCTCATCGACTTCGGTATCGCCCGGGCTCTGGACACCACCTCCCACACCCGGACCGCCACGGTGCTGGGCACCGCCGCGTTCATGTCTCCCGAACAGGTCACGGCCCAACAGGTGGGTCCGGCCTCGGACGTGTTCTCGCTGGGCTGTGTGCTGGCGTTCGCCGCCACCGGCCGCAGTCCCTTCGGCGAGGGCCCCCTGCACTCGGTGGTCTACCGGGTGGTGCACGCTGATCCCGACCTGTCGGATCTGCCCGCACCACTGGTCGACGTGGTGGCCGCCTGCGTGGCGAAGGACCCGGCGGCCCGCCCCACCCTGGACCACCTGCTGGCCGACCTGACCGCCCTGGCCCCGCCCGGGCAGACCCCGCTCCACGGCGGCTGGCTTCCCGACCAGGTCACCGAAGTCATCACGCGGCAGCGCACCCTGCTGCTGACCTTGACCAGCCCACCGACGGAACCGCCCGCCAGCGCAGGCGAATCCCGGGACGACGGCCCTCAGCCCAGATCCGGCGCAGCCGAGGAAACGGACAGCCGGGGGAGCCTGACGATCGGCAACTTCAGTCCCGCCTTCCTGAGCGTGACCGTGGACGGCACGGCACTGGACACGGTCCCCCCGAACGAGATCCGCACCTTCTCCCTCGCTCCGGGATGGCACGCGCTGCTGGTCCAGGCCCCCGGACGCCGCGACGTGCTCCGACGCGTCGAAGTGAAGACCGGTGCCACCACCAGACTGGCTTTCGACCTCCCCAAGGCGCGCCGCGCCGAGCCGCACCCCGTGCAGGCGGTGACGTTCACCGAAAGCAAGTTGCGAGAGCTGGTCTTCGGAGCGGTGAGCGGACTGCTGCTGGTCGCGGTGGTCTTCGGGATGATCGTGCTGGCAACCACTTTGGCAGAGGCAGGCCTGCCCGATTGGAAATGGGATGAAACGCTGTCGACCGTGGGGATGATCGGCCTGGGCCTCGGCCTGTTCCTCGGGCTCAGAGCCGCTGCCCATCCCTCCCGACTCACTGTGCGCAGCAGCGGGATGGCGATGACGGCGACCTTCTTGGCCACCCCGCAGAAGTGGAGCTGGAACAGCATCGGACAGGTCAGCGTGATCAACTACGGCCGCAGCGACATGCTCGTCCTCTGGCCCCGCAAAGCCGACACCCCGCTGCGGGGAGCGAACGGTCCGGACGGGACCGTCAGATACCACATCAAGGGCTTCGGAGTGCGAAACGCGCAGGCCCGGGAACGGTTCCACCTGGTCCTGCGCTGGTTCGCCAACGACCTCTACCTCGAACAGCCGGAGTGACTCCATCACCTGCGCTGCCCTCGGACCGCCGCCCGGTTCATCGCGCCGGGAGCAGCCGGATCTTCCGACCAGGCGATCCGGACAGTCGTTCCGGCACGATGACGGGTGGCTGGGCAGCGGTTCCGGTCATCGTGACGGCACAACGTTGACGCTGTTCGACACTGTTGGTGCCCGGCATGTCTGTGAAGGCCGCGCCGGGCCTCCTACCGCAGGCCAATCGGCTCGCCTGCCAGACCTTCTCCGTGCCTTTCCCCGGCCGGGGGTCAGCTCACGGCCCGCTTGACGAGGGCCGCGATCATCTCCTCAGCCTTCTCGGTCAACTCGGTCACGGCGTAGGAAGTGGGCCACAGACCGCTGGAGTCGTCGAGGTTCGCCTCGGTGGTGAACCCGAACGACGAGTAGCGCTCCTTGTCCACCTTCCCACTACGGAAGAAGCAGAGCACCTTTCCCTTCCTGGCGTAGGCCGGCTGCCCGTACCACAGTTTCGGCGCCAACTCCGGTGCGGTGCCGGTGACGATGGCGTGAATGCGTTCGGCCACCCCGCGGTCGGGTTCCTCCATCTCGGCGATCTTCGACAGCACGTCCAGTTCGTCGGCGGCGGCTTTGCTGCCGCGACCGCGCCCCGACTCCTTCCTCAACTCGGCCGCGCGTTCCTTCATGGAAGCGCGCTCCTGCTCGGAGAAGCCCTCCGACCTCCTGGTGCTCTTCCCCGAGGCATGGGTACTCATGGTCGTCCTCCCCTACTCGTGGCCAGTGCGGGACACCCGTCACGCTAACCCCGCCGAGACGCCCAATGCTTCTCGATTCCTGACCAGCACCACGGTGTCCCCGACCACCGGAGACGGCCCCTCCCCGACAGGTAGTGCTGTCTGCGAGGAACCGATCTGCGCATCCCCACGTGCGTGGGGCTCACTCGGCCTTCTTGCTGGCGTACCAACCGCGGTCCGGTCCATCCCCACGTGCGTGGGGCTCACGGTTTCGAGGGTCTTCAGGACCTGGGCCAGGACGGTCCATCCCCACGTGCGTGGGGTTCACTCCTCGGACACGGGGATGAGCACCGCCAGTTTCGGTCCATCCCCACGTGCGTGGGGTTCACCGGAGATCGATGGGAGCGAACTCGTCGTGGTCCGGTCCATCCCCACGTGCGTGGGGCTCACCTACGAGGAGTCCGTGAGCTCTGCCGTCGCGTCGGTCCATCCCCACGTGCGTGGGGCTCACCGGGGTGCCTATTGTGCAGGCGTGGATGCCGGAGGTCCATCCCCACGTGCGTGGGGCTCACCCGAACGCGACCCAGTTGGTGACCTTGGCGTGCGGTCCATCCCCACGTGCGTGGGGCTCACGGCGCGGTCGGCGACCAAAACCGCCTGGGTCGCGGTCCATCCCCACGTGCGTGGGGCTCACTG
This window encodes:
- a CDS encoding type ISP restriction/modification enzyme, producing the protein MAPEWLERVVAEFGERCAQKLHRGVGQEEAAIRGPVEHLLTAVGRALGLEVVAHDEAATASGARPDFAVRVDGLITGHVELKKPGTNLAPSAFTGHNRRQWERLKDLPNLLYTNGTSWRLYRHGDLIAATTFTGDLTTAGRTLTCQRLEAETLLKAFLRWTPPPITTATHLVEAVAPLCRLLRASVLDQLDAEHRAVKAGADPDDQPFSVLARSWRNLLFPSATDEVFADGYAQTLTFALLLARTEGIDVAGLPPTEIAQRLGAHQNHSLMGQALKLLSESAVESFHLTLDLLRRIVGAVAWEPIWADRDDAYLHLYESFLSVYDPELRKESGSYYTPVEVVQAMVRLTDEVLTTRLDATDGFLSPAVTTVDPAMGTGTFLHAIIDHTATRAAQTDGPGAAGAAVSDLARRLIGFELQMGPYTVAEMRTVDLLKSHGAAPPPTGLRLHVTNTLDDPYADVVALPGLTALSKSHKQANRIKADTPVTVVIGNPPYRERAEGQGGWVERGSANTDALVPLDRFRKEGNGRVEYVLKNLYVYFWAWACWKVFDAHPTDRHGVICFITTSGYLRGPGFKGMRAYLRRTCSEGWIINVSPEGMRPDVPTRVFPGVQHPLAIAIFVRRADTDPGVPADIRYTQVTGHREDKYTQLAALTLSSDAWKPVRTGWDAPFLPAADSAWDAFPALGDLFCWTAPGIKPNRTWVYAPSPELLERRWQRLVSEPDAEKKRVLFKESRDRKLDTVVGPLPGFPDRPSTIETETGPLLEPIRIAYRSFDRQWTIPDNRLFHGPSPDLWRARLVPGQVFLNEQHSQPVSSGPAVVFSTLIPDMDHFKGSEGGRILPLRHPDGAPNLAPGLLVHLGRILGVPVTAVDVAAYIAGVTAHPAFTKRFADELTTPGIRVPLTADTSLWQEAVTVGREVVWAATYGQACAAPEAGRPEGTIAFAPGDPRRPKNLTPIGKEPPGTITYTESPGGGTVHVGQGTFGPVTPRMWAYDVAGTNVLRKWFSYRKANPGGKRTSPLDDIHLAAWPREWITEFNELLTALRRITDLEPAQADLLDRVLAGPLLTTKELAAAGVQFPQTSKDRKPRRTLLPGDTGSDQGTLL
- a CDS encoding ArsR/SmtB family transcription factor, whose protein sequence is MADALFKALADPTRRTILDELAERSGQTLFEICSRLSMKHNIGISRQAVSQHLAVLEDAGLVKSRREGRYKFHDLDTAPLKHITERWTTPHEPESTP
- a CDS encoding VOC family protein, translated to MRIHLTSVFVDDQDKALRFYTEVLGFVKKTEVPLGEDRWLTVVSPENPDGTELLLEPARHPAVKPYREALVRDGIPAAAFAVDDVHAEFNRLRRLGVRFTQEPLEAGPVTTAVLDDTCGNLIQLVHQA
- a CDS encoding serine/threonine-protein kinase; this translates as MVHPLGDGDPTRIGPYELFARLGGGGMGRVFAGRSPGGRLVAVKVVRPELADDPEFRRRFAVEVAAARKVGGFYTAQVVDADPDGDQPWLATAYIPGPSLQAAVTEHGPLPPAAVARLGAGLTEGLAAVHAHGLVHRDLKPANVLVAEDGPRLIDFGIARALDTTSHTRTATVLGTAAFMSPEQVTAQQVGPASDVFSLGCVLAFAATGRSPFGEGPLHSVVYRVVHADPDLSDLPAPLVDVVAACVAKDPAARPTLDHLLADLTALAPPGQTPLHGGWLPDQVTEVITRQRTLLLTLTSPPTEPPASAGESRDDGPQPRSGAAEETDSRGSLTIGNFSPAFLSVTVDGTALDTVPPNEIRTFSLAPGWHALLVQAPGRRDVLRRVEVKTGATTRLAFDLPKARRAEPHPVQAVTFTESKLRELVFGAVSGLLLVAVVFGMIVLATTLAEAGLPDWKWDETLSTVGMIGLGLGLFLGLRAAAHPSRLTVRSSGMAMTATFLATPQKWSWNSIGQVSVINYGRSDMLVLWPRKADTPLRGANGPDGTVRYHIKGFGVRNAQARERFHLVLRWFANDLYLEQPE
- a CDS encoding DUF1801 domain-containing protein; translation: MSTHASGKSTRRSEGFSEQERASMKERAAELRKESGRGRGSKAAADELDVLSKIAEMEEPDRGVAERIHAIVTGTAPELAPKLWYGQPAYARKGKVLCFFRSGKVDKERYSSFGFTTEANLDDSSGLWPTSYAVTELTEKAEEMIAALVKRAVS